A genomic segment from Triticum dicoccoides isolate Atlit2015 ecotype Zavitan chromosome 1A, WEW_v2.0, whole genome shotgun sequence encodes:
- the LOC119280370 gene encoding uncharacterized protein LOC119280370 translates to MSSFAGQQSRPWMGDAAAATPSGDARDDGASSMKDIGSSTNASAISFGFAATAILIAMFLLMAIFEHLIKPGWAASRGSRDDGDGDVHGRRAQPPHSHPGRHPRDHGSPEKLPPPPKMEAVVAAADLTVVMPGQRYPTFLAQPAPLLLPCTREGVRWPPHHDHRRPFLPP, encoded by the exons ATGAGCAGCTTCGCGGGGCAGCAGTCGAGGCCGTGGATgggggacgccgccgccgccaccccgtcgGGCGACGCGAGGGACGACGGCGCCTCCTCCATGAAGGACATCGGCTCCTCCACCAACGCCAGCGCCATCTCCTTCGGCTTCGCCGCCACCGCCATCCTCATCGCCATGTTCCTCCTCATGGCCATCTTCGAGCACCTCATCAAGCCCGGATGGGCGGCCTCCCGGGGCTcccgcgacgacggcgacggcgacgtccACGGGCGCCGCGCCCAGCCGCCGCACTCGCACCCCGGCAGGCACCCGCGCGACCACGGCTCGCCGGAGAAGCTCCCGCCTCCGCCCAAG ATGGAGgccgtggtggcggcggcggacctGACGGTGGTGATGCCGGGGCAGCGGTACCCGACGTTCCTGGCGCAACCGGCGCCCCTCCTGCTTCCTTGCACGAGAGAAGGCGTGCGTTGGCCGCCGCACCATGACCACCGCCGCCCCTTTCTGCCGCCATGA